Within the Nicotiana tabacum cultivar K326 chromosome 11, ASM71507v2, whole genome shotgun sequence genome, the region ttatctcaaaaggaatatttgaagagagtacttcaacgttttggcatagatgacaagactaagccagttagtactccacttgcttcccattttaagctaagtactactatgtcgccaatggatgaagttGAACGAAAGTATATgttaaaggtaccatacgcaaatgctgttggtagcttgatgtatgcaatggtttgcacaaggcctgacatttcacaagctgttggagttattagcagatatatgcacaatccagggaaggagcattggcaagctgtgaagtggattctacggtatattcataatactgtagatgtcgggttagtttttgagcaggaagacaatcagtctgtagttggatattgtgactcagattttgcgggtgatctggacaaacgaagatcaactactggctatgtgtttacttttgcaaaggcaccagttagttggaagtctactttgcagtcaacagttgctttgtctacaacagaggcagagtacatggctattagagaggctgtgaaagaggaaatttggcttcaaggattgctaaaggagcttggtgttgaacaaaaaggtatcacaatttgttgtgatagtcaaagtgctattcaattagcgaagaaccaaatttatcatgcaaggacgaagcacattgatgttcgatatcattttgtacgagaaatcatagaagaaggtggagtcatagtgaagaaaattcatactacggagaatcctgctgatatgctgacaaaggtggtgactacgatcaagtttcaacattgtttggatttgatcaacattgttgaacactgaagattgaagatgaagacacaaccaaaatttgttattgagaaaaaattgaagatgtggaattttgccaaggtggagatttgttgaatttgacaaaatgtttgtcccacatcggtgggaaaacaaaagttggggggattttccccctataaaagaaggcttaatgtttaggttttaaatacacctctcatttgccttctcatctgtttaaggcatttgtatcttctctctttagtattatttcacttgtatttttggagtggaataaaatattggttgtgtccgaggagtaggcaaaattagccgaacctcgtaaattctggtgttccctttattgttgctttgttgtcttatttattatttggtggctgtcataaattttggtatagtagttgtgacttattcacactctatacatttggcttccgcaacaaccTGGAACTGGAAAGAtggtgaaaaacaaaaaaatctagAGTGTCTAGATGAAGATGTTGATGATGTACCTGTCCGAGGCACACAACCACTTTCTGATATATGTCAAAGGTGTAATGTTGCTATTTTAGAACCTGCAGGATTTCCAGAAGCTACCAAAGATGAGAAATGGAGGACTGCAATGTAGGAGGAGctgaaaatgatagaaaagaacAACACATGGGAGCTGGCTGATAGACcatcacataagaaatttattgGAGTCAAGTGGGTTTATAGAACCAAGCTCAACCCTGATGGTTCCGTAAATAAATACAAGGCCAAACTAGTTGTGAAAGGGTATGCACAAATGTATGGAGTGGATTTTTCAGAAACTTTCACTCCTGTTGCTCGCTTGGATACAATGAGAATGCTACTAGCTTTATCAGCTCAACATTGATGGAAGATCCACCAACTTGATGTGAAATCTGCTTTCCTCAATGGTCACCTTGAAGAACAAATCTTTGTAGAACAACCTGAAGGTTTTTCTGTGAAAGGTAAGTCAAGGTATATCTATTAAAGAAGGCGTTATATGGGTTGAAGCAAGCTCCTAGAGCTTGGTATAGTAGAATTGATGCTCATCTTCTCAATTTAGGCTTTCAGAAAAGTTTGAGTGAGTCCACACTGTATATCCCGAAGGAAGAAACATATTTAACTATTATCTCTCCATATGTTGATGATTTATTAGTTACAGGTATCAGTTTAGACTTAATCAGGCAGTTTAACACTGAAATGAAGGAGGTCTTTGAGATGACAAACCTTGGTGAGCTGTTCTACTTCCTTGGGATGGAAGTTCAGTAAAATCAAAATGAGATTTTTATATGCCAGCTGAAATactgaaaaagttcaaaatggagGATTGCAAGCCTATGACAACTCCTATGAATCAAAAGAAGAAGTTTTGCAAAGAAGATGGAGCTGAAAAGATTGATATAGGACTTTATAGGAGCTTGATAGGTTGCCTGATGTACTTGACTGCAACAAGGCCAGATACTGTTCATTCTGTGAGTTTACTTTCGAGGTATATGCACTGTGCTAGTGAAATTCATTTTCAAGCAGCTAAACATATTATTAGATATGTCAAAGGTACTGTTAATTTTGGCATCATGTTCAAAAGAGCCTTAGACTTTCAGTTTAATGGATATTTTGATACCGATTGGGCGGGCTGCTTAGATGATATGAGAAGCACTTCAGGTTATTGTTTCAGTTTTGGTTCCGGTGCATTCTCTTGGTGTTCAAAGAAGCAAGATGTAGTTGCTCAATCTACAGCTGAAGCAGAGT harbors:
- the LOC142166056 gene encoding secreted RxLR effector protein 161-like, producing MEDCKPMTTPMNQKKKFCKEDGAEKIDIGLYRSLIGCLMYLTATRPDTVHSVSLLSRYMHCASEIHFQAAKHIIRYVKGTVNFGIMFKRALDFQFNGYFDTDWAGCLDDMRSTSGYCFSFGSGAFSWCSKKQDVVAQSTAEAEYIAATSAVNQALWVRKLLTDLYMEQKKSTGIFVDNQAAISIADNLVFHGKTKHFKIKLYFLRDCIRMER